A genomic region of Xanthomonas campestris pv. phormiicola contains the following coding sequences:
- a CDS encoding cupin domain-containing protein, with the protein MRIKAMNAAAKPTCLLVRPGNLYAGKQGLSYFEGIAAETVGSTGICMHLLTIPPGGRAKAHLHASHETAIYALSGETHCWYGEQLQEHTVVREGEMFYIPAGVAHLPANLSERPATMVIARTDPNEQESVVLQPELDRYAPQ; encoded by the coding sequence ATGAGGATCAAGGCCATGAACGCAGCAGCGAAGCCCACCTGCCTTCTCGTGCGGCCCGGCAATCTGTATGCAGGCAAGCAAGGCCTGAGCTATTTCGAGGGCATTGCCGCCGAGACCGTCGGATCGACCGGCATCTGCATGCATCTGCTGACCATTCCACCGGGCGGGCGCGCCAAGGCGCATCTGCACGCGTCGCACGAAACCGCGATCTATGCGCTTTCCGGCGAGACCCACTGCTGGTACGGCGAGCAGTTGCAGGAGCACACTGTGGTCCGCGAAGGCGAGATGTTCTACATCCCTGCAGGGGTGGCGCATCTTCCCGCCAATCTCAGCGAGCGTCCGGCGACGATGGTCATCGCGCGCACCGATCCCAACGAACAGGAGAGCGTGGTGTTGCAGCCGGAGCTGGATCGGTACGCACCGCAGTGA
- a CDS encoding alginate lyase family protein: MTVPKQERHRCARMALSWIALLLLCLACLAPAAAATRTFSHPGLLHSAQDLARTREKLAGGLQPWQAGWDRLAANRHTALTWKPNPAAVIYRGYDGKHAENYPQLYEDAAAAYALALYWTLSGDTRYADKAVEIMNAWSSTLTAIHGTSDAALVAGIQGYEFANAAELMRGYQGWTSTDFASFKQMMLTVFYPINHDFLVRHNNRQIDHYWANWDLAQMNAIMAIGVLTDRSDLYDEAVDYFKQGAGNGSIAHAVWKLYPDLGMGQVQESGRDQGHATLVIALLGSLCQMAWNQGDDLFGYDDNRVLKGAEYVAAYNVCDTNSNGDCDNTLVLPYTTYTNSDVTQTTLSATARGTIRPEWELLYNHYVVLKGLDAPYVTRFAKKLRAEGGGGDYGSTSGGYDQLGYGTLMYSLQQTP, translated from the coding sequence ATGACCGTTCCCAAGCAAGAACGCCACCGCTGCGCGCGGATGGCGTTGAGCTGGATTGCACTGCTGCTGTTGTGCCTGGCCTGCCTCGCCCCCGCCGCGGCCGCGACGCGAACCTTTTCCCATCCGGGCTTGCTGCACAGTGCGCAGGACCTGGCCAGGACCCGCGAAAAACTCGCCGGCGGGCTGCAACCCTGGCAGGCTGGGTGGGACCGCCTGGCCGCCAACCGGCATACGGCGCTGACCTGGAAACCGAACCCGGCGGCCGTCATCTACCGCGGCTACGACGGCAAACACGCCGAGAACTATCCGCAGCTGTATGAAGACGCGGCCGCCGCGTATGCACTGGCCCTGTACTGGACGCTCAGTGGCGACACCCGCTATGCCGACAAGGCCGTGGAGATCATGAACGCATGGTCGTCCACGCTCACCGCGATCCACGGCACCAGCGACGCCGCCTTGGTCGCCGGCATCCAGGGCTACGAGTTCGCCAACGCCGCCGAACTGATGCGCGGCTACCAGGGCTGGACCAGCACGGATTTCGCGAGCTTCAAGCAGATGATGCTGACCGTGTTCTATCCGATCAACCATGACTTCCTGGTCCGCCACAACAATCGGCAAATCGACCACTACTGGGCGAACTGGGACCTGGCGCAAATGAACGCGATCATGGCCATCGGCGTGCTGACCGACCGCTCGGATCTGTACGACGAGGCGGTCGATTACTTCAAGCAAGGCGCCGGCAACGGCAGCATCGCCCATGCGGTGTGGAAGCTGTATCCGGACCTGGGCATGGGCCAGGTGCAGGAAAGCGGACGCGACCAGGGCCATGCCACGCTGGTGATCGCGCTGCTCGGCTCGCTGTGCCAGATGGCCTGGAACCAGGGCGACGATCTGTTCGGCTACGACGACAACCGCGTGCTCAAGGGTGCCGAATACGTTGCCGCCTACAACGTCTGCGACACCAACAGCAACGGCGACTGCGACAACACGCTGGTGCTGCCCTACACCACCTACACCAATAGCGACGTGACCCAGACGACGCTTTCGGCAACCGCGCGCGGCACCATACGCCCGGAATGGGAGCTGCTGTACAACCATTACGTGGTCCTGAAAGGCCTGGACGCGCCGTATGTGACCAGGTTCGCCAAGAAGCTGCGTGCCGAAGGCGGCGGCGGCGACTATGGCAGCACCAGCGGCGGCTACGACCAGTTGGGTTACGGCACGCTGATGTACAGCCTGCAGCAGACCCCGTAA
- the katB gene encoding catalase KatB — MRPGSLLVLALLSQTLIVPAGFAQSTLTRDNGAPVGDNQNSQTAGATGPTLLQDVQLIQKLQRFDRERIPERVVHARGTGVHGEFTASADISDLTKAKVFVAGEKTPVFVRFSSVVHGNHSPETLRDPHGFATKFYTSEGNWDLVGNNFPTFFIRDAIKFPDMVHAFKPDPRTNLDDDARRFDFFSHVPEATRTLTLLYSNEGTPAGYRFMDGNGVHAYKLVNAQGEVHYVKFHWKSLQGLKNLDPKQVAQVQGKDYSHLTNDLVGAIKQGDYPKWDLYIQVLKPEDLATFDFDPLDATKIWPNVPERKIGQLVLNRNVDNFFQETEQVAMAPANLVPGIEPSEDRLLQGRIFSYADTQLYRVGTNGLSLPVNRPLVAVNNGNQDGAMNSGATASGVNYEPSRLSPRPQDPNARYSQLPLSGSTQQAKIVREQNFKQAGDLFRSYSKKEQQDLIQSFGESLAGADDASKHIMLSFLYKADPAYGSGVARVAKGDLARVKQLAAQLQD; from the coding sequence ATGCGCCCTGGATCACTGTTGGTGCTCGCCCTGCTGTCGCAGACCCTGATCGTCCCCGCCGGGTTCGCCCAGTCCACGCTCACCCGCGACAACGGCGCGCCGGTCGGCGACAACCAGAACTCGCAGACCGCCGGCGCCACCGGCCCGACCCTGCTGCAGGACGTGCAGCTGATCCAGAAACTGCAGCGCTTCGACCGCGAGCGCATTCCCGAGCGCGTGGTGCATGCGCGCGGCACCGGCGTGCACGGCGAATTCACCGCCAGCGCCGACATCTCCGACCTGACCAAGGCCAAGGTGTTCGTCGCCGGCGAGAAGACCCCGGTGTTCGTGCGCTTCTCCTCGGTGGTGCACGGCAACCATTCGCCGGAGACGCTGCGCGACCCGCACGGCTTCGCCACCAAGTTCTATACCAGCGAAGGCAACTGGGACCTGGTCGGCAACAACTTCCCGACCTTCTTCATCCGCGATGCGATCAAGTTCCCGGACATGGTGCATGCGTTCAAGCCGGATCCGCGCACCAACCTGGACGACGATGCGCGCCGCTTCGATTTCTTCTCGCACGTGCCGGAAGCCACGCGCACGCTGACCCTGCTGTACTCCAACGAAGGCACGCCGGCCGGCTACCGCTTCATGGACGGTAACGGCGTGCACGCCTACAAGCTGGTCAACGCGCAGGGCGAGGTGCACTACGTCAAGTTCCACTGGAAGTCGCTGCAGGGCCTGAAGAACCTGGATCCGAAGCAGGTGGCGCAGGTGCAGGGCAAGGACTACAGCCACCTGACCAACGACCTGGTCGGCGCGATCAAGCAGGGCGACTATCCGAAGTGGGATCTGTACATCCAGGTGCTCAAGCCGGAAGACCTGGCCACGTTCGATTTCGATCCGCTGGATGCGACCAAGATCTGGCCCAACGTGCCCGAGCGCAAGATCGGGCAGCTGGTGTTGAACAGGAACGTGGACAACTTCTTCCAGGAGACCGAACAGGTGGCGATGGCGCCGGCCAACCTGGTGCCGGGCATCGAGCCGTCGGAAGACCGCCTGCTGCAGGGACGCATCTTCTCCTATGCCGATACCCAGCTGTACCGCGTCGGCACCAACGGCCTGAGCCTGCCGGTGAACCGGCCACTGGTGGCGGTCAACAACGGCAATCAGGACGGCGCGATGAACTCCGGCGCCACCGCCAGCGGCGTCAACTACGAACCGAGCCGGCTCAGCCCGCGTCCGCAGGATCCGAATGCGCGCTACAGCCAGTTGCCGCTGTCGGGCAGCACCCAACAGGCGAAGATCGTCCGCGAGCAGAACTTCAAGCAGGCCGGCGATCTGTTCCGCAGCTACAGTAAGAAAGAGCAGCAGGACCTGATCCAGAGCTTCGGCGAATCGTTGGCCGGCGCCGACGACGCCAGCAAGCACATCATGCTGTCGTTCCTGTACAAGGCCGATCCGGCCTACGGCAGCGGTGTCGCCCGCGTCGCCAAGGGCGACCTGGCGCGGGTCAAGCAGCTGGCCGCGCAGTTGCAGGACTGA
- a CDS encoding ankyrin repeat domain-containing protein, which yields MRRFVFLVMSLAAAASASAAPAAVAADPAKVQAQLRDYFFDAAREGRQDMLAEFIHAHYDLNTRDDKGYTALILAAYHGQQPAVEQLLQAGADPCAQDKRGNTALMGAIFKGELAIAKRLMQADCAPDQRNNAGQTAAMYAALFQRTEVLKDLAAKGADLQAKDAQGNDVARLQRGEFAQAPAR from the coding sequence ATGCGTCGTTTCGTTTTTCTCGTCATGAGCCTGGCGGCCGCCGCGTCCGCCAGCGCAGCGCCCGCGGCGGTGGCGGCCGACCCGGCCAAGGTCCAGGCGCAACTGCGCGACTACTTCTTCGATGCCGCGCGCGAAGGCCGCCAGGACATGCTGGCCGAGTTCATCCATGCGCACTACGACCTCAATACCCGCGACGACAAGGGCTATACCGCGCTGATCCTGGCGGCCTACCACGGCCAGCAGCCGGCGGTGGAGCAATTGCTGCAGGCCGGCGCCGATCCCTGCGCACAGGACAAGCGCGGCAACACCGCGCTGATGGGCGCGATCTTCAAGGGCGAGCTGGCGATCGCCAAGCGGCTGATGCAGGCCGATTGCGCGCCCGACCAGCGCAACAACGCCGGGCAGACCGCAGCGATGTACGCGGCGCTGTTCCAGCGCACCGAGGTGCTGAAGGACCTCGCCGCCAAGGGCGCCGATCTGCAGGCGAAGGACGCGCAGGGCAACGACGTGGCCAGGTTGCAACGCGGCGAGTTCGCGCAGGCGCCGGCGCGCTGA
- a CDS encoding GGDEF domain-containing protein: MTEHCVRFDPHALLEQALSPGGLRPVYQPIVRLASHEVFAHEGLMRVADLQAFPVALLERAKAAGTLERFELLAIQAAMDGFDFAQGGRLFLNISGNSVLALHQHPRRLLDQLSARGQDLGRFVIEITERDTVDNVRGLADALAYLRAAGVRVALDDFGHAHSNFALWMGISPDYLKIDRCLVHNIAQSSGALSILRALIQIADDLGSELIAEGVERQEDLEILRDLGVTNAQGYLLGRPLPTPCREVPDSVLTAHQSKLPVLPRNNRPTGFRNINAGHLLIPAPCIGADKNNLEAERLFQRHPNLAALPVVNAAQQPLGLINRRIFSEWIGRPFSRELNARRSCTLMMHASPVVCDVQQNIDEMSAILLGEDQRYLSDGFVITRDGRYLGVATGEALVRRVTELRIEAARYANPLTLLPGNMPISEHIGRLLRSTRPFVAAYCDLNYFKPYNDQYGYFRGDRMIQLVAATLQHHAQPNWDFVGHVGGDDFVMLLQSDDWMRICQDCVRDFNEAAKALFDPEDLVRGMLEGEDRNGQINRFPLTTLTIGVAMVQPSQCHSPEEVASLAAAAKRQGKRQGQGVFELAQPALSLLELAET; this comes from the coding sequence ATGACTGAGCATTGCGTTCGATTCGATCCACACGCCTTGCTCGAGCAGGCACTATCGCCGGGCGGCCTGCGCCCGGTGTACCAACCGATCGTCAGGCTGGCAAGCCATGAAGTGTTCGCACACGAAGGATTGATGCGGGTCGCCGACCTGCAGGCGTTTCCTGTCGCACTGTTGGAACGAGCCAAGGCGGCCGGCACACTGGAGCGGTTCGAGCTGCTGGCGATCCAGGCCGCGATGGACGGCTTCGATTTCGCGCAGGGCGGACGCCTGTTCCTGAATATCAGCGGCAACTCGGTCCTGGCCCTGCACCAGCATCCGCGGCGATTGCTCGATCAGCTCAGCGCGCGCGGGCAGGATCTCGGCCGCTTCGTCATCGAGATCACCGAGCGCGACACGGTCGACAACGTCCGCGGCTTGGCCGATGCGCTGGCCTACCTGCGCGCAGCGGGTGTGCGCGTGGCGCTGGACGATTTCGGCCATGCGCATTCCAACTTCGCGTTGTGGATGGGGATATCCCCGGACTACCTGAAGATCGATCGCTGCCTGGTCCACAATATCGCCCAGTCCAGCGGCGCGCTGAGCATCCTGCGCGCGTTGATCCAGATCGCCGACGACCTGGGCAGCGAACTGATCGCCGAAGGCGTGGAGCGACAGGAAGACCTGGAGATCCTGCGCGACCTCGGCGTGACCAACGCGCAGGGATACCTGCTCGGGCGCCCGCTGCCCACGCCCTGCCGCGAGGTGCCGGATTCGGTGCTGACGGCGCATCAAAGCAAGCTGCCGGTGCTGCCGCGCAACAACCGCCCCACCGGCTTTCGCAACATCAATGCCGGGCACCTGTTGATTCCTGCACCGTGCATCGGCGCCGACAAGAACAACCTGGAAGCGGAGCGGCTGTTCCAGCGGCATCCCAACCTGGCCGCGCTACCGGTGGTCAATGCCGCACAGCAACCGCTAGGGCTGATCAATCGGCGCATCTTCAGCGAGTGGATCGGGCGCCCGTTCTCGCGCGAATTGAATGCACGACGCTCGTGCACGCTGATGATGCATGCCTCGCCGGTGGTCTGCGACGTGCAGCAGAACATCGACGAAATGTCGGCGATTCTGCTCGGCGAGGACCAGCGCTACCTGAGCGACGGCTTCGTCATCACCCGCGACGGCCGCTATCTCGGCGTGGCCACCGGCGAGGCGCTGGTCCGACGCGTGACCGAGCTGCGCATCGAGGCGGCGCGCTACGCCAATCCATTGACGTTGTTACCCGGCAATATGCCGATCTCCGAGCATATCGGCCGCCTGCTGCGCTCCACGCGGCCGTTCGTGGCCGCCTATTGCGACCTGAACTACTTCAAGCCGTATAACGACCAGTACGGCTATTTTCGCGGCGACCGCATGATCCAGCTTGTTGCCGCCACGCTGCAGCATCATGCGCAGCCGAACTGGGACTTCGTCGGCCACGTCGGCGGCGATGACTTCGTGATGCTGCTGCAAAGCGATGACTGGATGCGCATCTGCCAGGACTGCGTGCGCGACTTCAACGAGGCGGCCAAGGCGCTCTTCGACCCCGAAGACCTGGTCCGCGGCATGCTCGAAGGAGAGGACCGCAATGGGCAGATCAACCGCTTCCCGTTGACGACCCTGACCATCGGCGTGGCGATGGTACAACCGAGCCAATGCCACAGCCCCGAAGAGGTGGCCTCGCTGGCCGCAGCGGCCAAGCGTCAGGGCAAGCGCCAGGGCCAGGGCGTGTTCGAGCTGGCGCAGCCCGCCCTGTCGTTACTGGAGCTTGCCGAGACCTAG
- a CDS encoding SDR family oxidoreductase: protein MNTTASPPATDDLPLTERLRVALDLLEAIDADRSLLDALPEADRVRLHQVVAKVYHPEPKARRQLLKQQARERHQEKVRKAEALLEQTGIRALRRKPVFSTPNYFPPHAAGLHDASNAAAEEPAAAQSPELRHCYVCKQKFTQLHHFYDQMCPACAELNYFKRTETADLRGRVALLTGGRVKIGYQAGLKLLRAGAELIVTTRFPRDSAARYAQEPDFAEWGHRLQVFGLDLRHTPSVEAFCSQLLATRERLDFIVNNACQTVRRPPQFYAHMMAGETAALHELPEHVRRLVGHYEGLRSPELLPAASATTLPAGQGHGISGADGLTRAAELSQVPLLADELLGQQHLFPEGRLDQDLQQVDLRGRNSWRLLMAEVPSVELLETQLVNAIAPFIINARLKPLLLRTPERDKHIVNVSAMEGQFYRNFKTTRHPHTNMAKAALNMMTRTSAADYQNDGIHMNSVDTGWVTDEDPAEIAARKVQEERFHPPLDIVDGAARIVDPIIHGFNTGEHVWGQFLKDYAPTDW from the coding sequence TTGAACACCACCGCCTCGCCCCCCGCCACCGACGACCTACCCCTGACCGAGCGCCTGCGCGTCGCCCTGGACCTGCTCGAAGCCATCGACGCCGACCGCAGCTTGCTCGACGCGCTGCCCGAGGCCGACCGCGTGCGCCTGCACCAGGTCGTCGCCAAGGTCTACCACCCCGAGCCCAAGGCGCGCCGGCAACTGCTCAAGCAGCAGGCGCGCGAACGCCACCAGGAGAAGGTGCGCAAGGCCGAGGCGCTGCTCGAGCAGACCGGCATCCGCGCGCTGCGGCGCAAGCCGGTGTTCAGCACGCCGAACTACTTCCCGCCGCATGCCGCCGGCCTGCACGACGCCAGCAATGCCGCGGCCGAGGAACCCGCGGCGGCGCAATCGCCCGAGCTGCGCCACTGCTACGTGTGCAAGCAGAAGTTCACCCAGCTGCACCATTTCTACGACCAGATGTGTCCGGCCTGCGCCGAGCTGAACTACTTCAAGCGCACCGAGACCGCGGACCTGCGCGGGCGCGTGGCGCTGCTGACCGGCGGCCGGGTCAAGATCGGCTACCAGGCCGGCCTGAAGCTGCTGCGCGCCGGCGCCGAGCTGATCGTGACCACGCGCTTCCCGCGCGATTCGGCCGCGCGCTACGCGCAGGAACCGGATTTCGCCGAATGGGGCCACCGCCTGCAGGTGTTCGGCCTGGACCTGCGCCACACGCCCAGCGTGGAGGCGTTCTGCAGCCAGCTGCTGGCCACGCGCGAGCGCCTGGACTTCATCGTCAACAACGCCTGCCAGACCGTGCGCCGGCCGCCGCAGTTCTACGCGCACATGATGGCCGGCGAGACCGCCGCGCTGCACGAACTGCCCGAGCACGTGCGCCGTCTGGTCGGCCACTACGAAGGCCTGCGCAGCCCGGAGCTGCTGCCGGCGGCGTCGGCGACCACGCTGCCGGCGGGCCAGGGCCACGGCATCAGCGGCGCCGACGGCCTGACCCGCGCCGCCGAACTGTCGCAGGTGCCGTTGCTGGCCGACGAACTGCTCGGCCAGCAGCACCTGTTCCCGGAAGGCCGGCTGGACCAGGACCTGCAGCAGGTGGACCTGCGCGGGCGCAACTCCTGGCGCCTGCTGATGGCCGAGGTACCGTCGGTGGAGTTGCTGGAGACGCAGCTGGTCAACGCCATCGCCCCGTTCATCATCAACGCGCGGCTCAAGCCGCTGCTGCTGCGCACGCCCGAGCGCGACAAGCACATCGTCAACGTCTCGGCGATGGAAGGGCAGTTCTACCGCAACTTCAAGACCACCCGGCATCCGCACACCAACATGGCCAAGGCCGCGTTGAACATGATGACGCGGACCTCGGCGGCCGATTACCAGAACGACGGCATCCACATGAACAGCGTGGACACCGGCTGGGTCACCGACGAGGATCCGGCCGAGATCGCCGCACGCAAGGTGCAGGAAGAACGTTTCCACCCGCCGCTGGACATCGTCGACGGCGCCGCGCGCATCGTCGACCCGATCATCCACGGTTTCAACACCGGCGAACACGTGTGGGGCCAGTTCCTGAAGGATTACGCGCCGACCGATTGGTGA
- a CDS encoding S9 family peptidase, with amino-acid sequence MRRLVLASSLALAVSACSQQAAAPAAKAAPAAQAPAATAAPPPLIPRDVLFGNPERSSVQLSPDGKTLSWLAPVDGVLNVWVAPADAPDQARAVTHDSGRGIRSYFWSFLPDTLLYMRDSGGDEDFHLFALDVAKGGKGRDLSDFPKTRARVVAVSRKHPESILVGMNDRDAQWHDLYRVDLAGGKRTLLQKNTQQIGEYLAHDDYQVRLATRSREDGGEDLLQPDGKGGWQKREEIPFEDSLTTAPSGFTADGKTLYFVDSRQRDTSALYAVDVAGGTRKLLFEDARADVGGTLTDPRSGVVQAVESNYLRPEWKVLDPAIAADIKQLQAIGPGEISVLTRTQDDRTWIVAYSAADAPATFYRYERTPSAQGKLTKLFAARPALEGQPLVPQWPQEIRSRDGLTLVSYLTLPREADANGDGKADKPVPLVLFVHGGPWARDDYGYSGYNQWLANRGYAVLQVNYRGSTGFGKRFTNAGDGEWAGKMHDDLLDAVQWAVQQGVTTQDQVAIMGGSYGGYATLVGLSFTPDTFKCGVDIVGPSNLNTLLSTIPPYWKSGFEQMARRIGDPRTEAGKKLLEERSPLSRADRIARPLLIGQGANDPRVKQAEADQIVNALKAKQIPVTYVLFPDEGHGFARPENNKAFNAVSEAFLGKCLGGRTQPFGQDLVGSSLGVPDGAAQVPGLEDALKSHTQSVRK; translated from the coding sequence ATGCGCCGCCTCGTCCTGGCTTCCAGTCTCGCCCTCGCTGTCTCCGCCTGCTCGCAGCAGGCCGCCGCTCCCGCCGCCAAGGCCGCACCCGCCGCACAGGCACCGGCGGCGACTGCCGCGCCGCCGCCGCTGATCCCGCGCGACGTGCTGTTCGGCAACCCCGAGCGCAGCAGCGTGCAGCTGAGCCCCGACGGCAAGACCCTGAGCTGGCTGGCGCCGGTGGACGGCGTGCTCAACGTCTGGGTCGCGCCGGCCGACGCGCCCGACCAGGCGCGCGCCGTCACCCACGACAGCGGCCGCGGCATCCGCTCCTATTTCTGGTCGTTCCTGCCCGACACCTTGCTGTACATGCGCGACAGCGGCGGCGACGAGGATTTCCACCTGTTCGCGCTCGACGTCGCCAAGGGCGGCAAGGGCCGCGACCTCAGCGACTTCCCCAAGACCCGCGCGCGGGTGGTGGCGGTCAGCCGCAAGCATCCGGAATCGATCCTGGTCGGCATGAACGACCGCGATGCGCAGTGGCACGATCTGTACCGGGTCGACCTGGCCGGCGGCAAGCGCACCCTGCTGCAGAAGAACACCCAACAGATCGGCGAGTACCTGGCCCACGACGACTACCAGGTGCGGCTGGCGACGCGTTCGCGCGAGGACGGCGGCGAGGATCTGCTGCAACCCGACGGCAAGGGCGGCTGGCAGAAGCGCGAGGAGATCCCGTTCGAGGATTCGCTGACCACCGCGCCGTCCGGCTTCACCGCCGACGGCAAGACGCTGTACTTCGTCGATTCGCGCCAGCGCGACACCTCGGCGCTGTACGCGGTGGACGTGGCCGGCGGCACGCGCAAGCTGCTGTTCGAGGATGCGCGCGCCGACGTGGGCGGCACCCTGACCGATCCGCGCAGCGGCGTGGTGCAGGCGGTGGAATCGAATTACCTGCGCCCGGAATGGAAGGTGCTGGACCCGGCCATCGCCGCGGACATCAAGCAGTTGCAGGCGATCGGCCCGGGCGAGATCTCGGTGCTGACCCGCACCCAGGACGACCGCACCTGGATCGTCGCCTACTCCGCCGCCGATGCGCCGGCCACCTTTTACCGCTACGAGCGCACGCCGTCCGCGCAGGGCAAGCTGACCAAGCTGTTCGCCGCGCGCCCTGCGCTGGAAGGGCAGCCGCTGGTGCCGCAGTGGCCGCAGGAGATCCGCTCGCGCGACGGGCTGACCCTGGTCAGCTACCTCACCCTGCCGCGCGAGGCCGACGCCAACGGCGACGGCAAGGCCGACAAGCCGGTGCCGCTGGTGCTGTTCGTGCACGGCGGGCCGTGGGCGCGCGACGACTACGGCTACAGCGGCTACAACCAGTGGCTGGCCAACCGCGGCTACGCGGTGCTGCAGGTCAACTACCGCGGTTCCACCGGCTTCGGCAAGCGCTTCACCAACGCCGGCGACGGCGAGTGGGCGGGCAAGATGCACGACGACCTGCTCGATGCGGTGCAGTGGGCGGTGCAGCAGGGCGTCACCACCCAGGACCAGGTCGCGATCATGGGCGGCAGCTACGGCGGTTACGCCACGCTGGTCGGGCTGAGCTTCACGCCGGACACGTTCAAGTGCGGCGTGGACATCGTCGGCCCGTCGAATTTGAACACCTTGCTCAGCACCATCCCGCCGTACTGGAAATCCGGTTTCGAGCAGATGGCGCGGCGCATCGGCGATCCGCGCACCGAGGCCGGCAAGAAACTGCTGGAAGAACGCTCGCCGCTGAGCCGCGCCGACCGCATCGCCAGGCCGCTGCTGATCGGCCAGGGCGCCAACGACCCGCGGGTCAAGCAGGCCGAGGCCGACCAGATCGTCAACGCGCTGAAGGCCAAGCAGATCCCGGTCACCTACGTCCTGTTTCCCGACGAAGGCCACGGCTTCGCGCGGCCGGAGAACAACAAGGCCTTCAACGCGGTGAGCGAAGCGTTCCTGGGCAAGTGCCTGGGCGGACGCACGCAGCCGTTCGGCCAGGACCTGGTCGGCTCCAGCCTCGGCGTGCCGGACGGCGCGGCACAGGTGCCGGGCCTGGAGGACGCGCTGAAGTCGCACACGCAGAGCGTGCGCAAATAG
- a CDS encoding metallophosphatase family protein, translated as MRRAQPQRIGLISDTHGLLRPQALAAMHDCIAIVHAGDIGKPEILDALRALAPLHAIRGNIDTAPWARALPDTLDVEIAGVRLHVLHDLKTLARDLAGVDVVVSGHSHTPALQTRDGVLSLNPGSAGPRRFKLPIGVGYLYLEAGGVRGELHALQ; from the coding sequence ATGCGCCGCGCCCAGCCTCAGAGAATCGGCCTGATCTCCGACACCCACGGCCTGTTGCGACCACAGGCGCTGGCAGCGATGCACGATTGCATCGCCATCGTGCATGCCGGCGACATCGGCAAGCCGGAGATTCTCGATGCGCTGCGCGCGCTCGCGCCGCTGCATGCGATCCGCGGCAACATCGATACCGCGCCATGGGCGCGGGCGCTGCCCGACACGCTGGACGTGGAGATCGCAGGCGTGCGCCTGCACGTGCTGCACGATCTGAAGACGCTGGCGCGCGATCTGGCTGGCGTGGACGTGGTGGTCAGCGGCCACTCGCACACACCCGCACTGCAGACCCGCGACGGGGTGCTGTCCCTCAACCCCGGCAGCGCCGGGCCGCGTCGCTTCAAGCTACCAATCGGCGTGGGCTATCTGTATCTGGAGGCCGGCGGCGTCCGCGGCGAGTTGCACGCGCTGCAGTGA
- a CDS encoding VOC family protein, whose amino-acid sequence MLDHVSPASPTSNAPRGSTARCWAHSAMPGWGTTCARGDDDQAVGYGVPGGADLLTIKLRGSSARVPGPGFQLAFAAPSRDAGAAFHDAALQHGGRSNGAAGRRPDDGPDHDAAFVADPDGQPIEAVINQAP is encoded by the coding sequence ATGCTCGATCACGTTTCCCCGGCGTCGCCGACATCGAACGCGCCGCGCGGCTCTACGGCGCGGTGCTGGGCGCACTCGGCTATGCCCGGGTGGGGGACGACCTGTGCCCGGGGAGACGACGACCAGGCCGTCGGCTATGGCGTACCGGGCGGCGCCGACCTGCTGACGATCAAGCTGCGAGGCAGCAGCGCGCGAGTGCCCGGTCCCGGTTTCCAGCTCGCCTTCGCCGCGCCCAGCCGGGACGCGGGCGCCGCGTTCCATGACGCGGCGTTGCAGCATGGTGGCCGCAGCAACGGCGCTGCCGGTCGGCGCCCGGACGACGGTCCCGATCATGACGCCGCATTCGTGGCGGATCCGGATGGCCAGCCTATCGAGGCCGTCATCAATCAGGCGCCGTAA